The Ziziphus jujuba cultivar Dongzao chromosome 7, ASM3175591v1 genome includes a region encoding these proteins:
- the LOC107423911 gene encoding protein TIFY 10A produces MSTSSEIAELSGQKPLKMQEKPSFSQKCSMLSQYLKENGSFGDLCLGMTCNMEQQNETPEIFRQTASTMNFFPIVEKSRNTATPRDVKSMNLFPQQSGFGPSHPKEVPHGMSDSCVNKSAPAQPEKAQMTIFYGGQVIVFNDFPAEKAKEVMLLASKESPQSHATYPCNPVSSNGGAFPSQLSRNSVDSGSSIPPNPNVVPNFGNQTVKDSASQPNSGPIVCDLPIARKASLHRFLEKRKDRIGAKAPYQISSPAAAPAKQAESKSWLGLAAQSTQ; encoded by the exons ATGTCGACCTCGTCGGAAATTGCTGAACTTTCCGGTCAAAAACCTTTGAAGATGCAGGAGAAGCCCAGCTTCTCTCAGAAGTGTAGCATGTTGAGTCAGTACCTGAAGGAGAACGGTAGCTTTGGAGATCTCTGCCTTGGGATGACATGCAACATGGAACAACAGAATG AGACCCCTGAGATTTTCCGTCAGACTGCATCAACAATGAATTTTTTCCCAATCGTGGAAAAATCAAGAAACACGGCAACGCCCAGAGACGTTAAATCCATGAATTTGTTCCCTCAACAATCTGGATTTGGTCCTTCTCATCCCAAAGAAGTTCCGCACGGGATGTCTGATTCTTG CGTGAACAAGTCTGCCCCAGCACAGCCAGAGAAAGCACAAATGACTATCTTTTATGGTGGACAAGTAATTGTCTTTAACGATTTTCCGGCTGAGAAGGCCAAGGAAGTCATGCTCTTGGCAAGCAAGGAAAGCCCCCAGAGCCACGCCACTTATCCTTGTAATCCAGTTAGCAGCAACGGCGGTGCCTTTCCGTCCCAATTGTCCAGGAATTCAGTTGATTCGGGCAGTTCAATCCCTCCAAACCCAAATGTTGTTCCTAATTTTGGTAATCAAACTGTTAAAGACTCTGCCTCCCAACCAAACTCTGGACCAATCGTTTGTG ATCTACCTATTGCTAGGAAGGCTTCACTTCATAGATTCTTGGAGAAGAGGAAGGATAG AATTGGAGCCAAGGCACCGTACCAAATCAGCAGCCCAGCAGCTGCCCCAGCAAAGCAAGCTGAAAGCAAGTCATGGCTAGGCTTGGCTGCGCAATCAACACAGTAG